The Paenibacillus sp. G2S3 region TCTGCAAACAGCAGAACAATTAGCGCTGCCATGCCGGGTTTCACCATAGGCAAGACAATCCTGATAAAGGATCGGAAGTAACCTGCCCCATCCATTTGGGCTGCTTCCATATATGCCGTTGGAATTTGGAGCATAAATTGTCTGAGCAAGAATACACCAAACGCCGCAAATATCCCTGGTAATATAATGGAGCTTGGACTATTAATAAGCCCTAGCCGATCGGACATGATATAGTTCGGCACAAGTGTGACCTGGAACGGCATGAGCATCGTGATCAGATACACAATAAATAAGGGCTCTCTGCCAGGAAACCGCAGCTTGGCAAATGCAAATGCCGCTAATGTTGCCACCACGACCTGGCCTATAATGATTGGAAACACCATAAATACAGAATTCCAAAACATACGAAGAAATTGCGAGGTTGAAATAAGCACCTTATAAAATTGCTCCAGCGAAACCCAATCTGGAATCAGCTTCAAATTAACAAAATCGTTCATCTGTGTATTACCTAACATGCCGTAATTCAGGATAATTTCCTTCTCTGTCATCAAGGAACTTACCATTGTCAATACAACAGGAAATAGCATTACAAGCGCGATCACGGTTAAAAAGATAGTAAGTAGCAGTGTTCTTATCTGTTTCTTGTTCATTTACACCCCTCCCTTTACTCCATAAATGAACGGAACTTATGTTCAATTCGGAAGAGCATCAACACAATGACTAGAATGCAGAGCACCATTAAGAAAGCTGCAGATGACAGCTTCTGAATATCGAGCGATAGGAACATATTGTTCATATAGTGCTGAAGCATATAGATACTGTCATGTGGATAGTCACCCGCAACTAAATAGATTTCCCGAAATACCTTAAATGAGTTCAGAATGGACATCAGCATCACTAAAAATCCTGTCGGTATTAAATAAATCAAGGTGATCTGGAGCTTACGAGCCCAGCTTGCTCCTTCCAGGTTTGCTATCTCATAATATTGATCAGGAATATTTTGCAAGCCGGCCAAGAACAGGACCACATTATAGCCAATATTTTTCCATACATAGATAAAAATAATGACACCTTGCGCCCACTCTGATTTCATCCAATCGATCCGCTCCATTCCCATCCACTCTAATGCATGATTGAAAAAACCGTTCCAATCGAATAGGATCTGCCATACGAGCACAATTGACGCTACTGGAACAACCAGTGGCAGTACATAAGAGGTGCGCAGCCAATTTCGAAGGTAGACTCGTTTGTTAAGCAGCATGGCAAGAGTAAGTGACAACACAATAAGGATCGGAACGCCAATAATTGTGAACCAGAATGTATTCCCCGCCGCCTTTTGAAAGGACGAACTTGCTAATAGGCTCTGGTAATTGGCAAGCGATATCCCTGCCTCACCACTTGGATTCTCAAATGAAAATACAACACTTTGACCAAACGGAATCAAATAAAATAGTGCAAAACCAATCAAACTCGGAGCAAGAAAGCAGAATGCCACAAGAATCTCCTTGCGAGCCAAATATGAAATTCTCACAGCCTCAACCCCCTTTCGAGCTTGTTCCATACAAGCAACATATTTACCGTACAAATAACTATTCTATAGATCAGCTTCGGTATTAATTTGGAGCAATTGTGGAAAAAGTATGGAAAAGCCCGCTTGAAAGAACAACTTTGTTAGAATAATAGATGTATGGGTTAGGAGGTCTGCCTGATGAAGAGCTATCAAATCGCAATCGTTGAAGATGATTGTCATATAAGAGATATCGTTGAGACTTATTTACAGAAGGAAGGCTACAGAACTATATCTTTAGGGTCAGCAGAAGAAGCGCTCATGTTATGGAACATAGAGCGCCCGGATATGTGGATTCTAGATATCATGCTTCCAGGTATGAATGGCTATGAATTCTGCAAACAAATTCGCAAGGAAGCCGAAGTTCCTATTATTATGATCTCTGCCCGTGATGAGGAAGTAGATAAAATCCTTGGACTTGAGCTTGGAAGTGATGATTATTTAACTAAGCCCTTCAGCCCACGTGAGCTGGTCGCACGAGTAAATCGTTTATTCCATCGGCTTAACTCTCTTACTGAAAAATCAGAACAGAGTATAGTCTTTTCAAAATCAAACGACCTCATCATCGACGATCTCCGTCTAGTATTAGATAGTCGTCTGGTGTACTGGCAATCTAAAGAGATTGAAATGACGGTGAAGGAATTTTCCTTGCTTCATACCTTAGCAGCGCAGCCCAATCGTGCTTTTTCACGCAATGAGCTGTTAACATTAGTGTGGGGGGATGACTATTTCGGCAGCGATCGAGCCATTGACGATTTAGTCAAAAGACTTCGTCGTAAAATGGAAGACCTGCCTCTTGAAACCGTTTGGGGCTATGGTTATCGAATGCGCGTGGATGGAGTGAAGACATAACATGAAACTAATCTATAAGCTTCATTTATCATTTGGAATATTACTGGTGTGCGTACTCGTGCTTACAGCTACATTCGTTTATCCCTTACTAATGGACACGCTGATCAATAATCAAAGAGAAGAACTAAGATCACAAGGTAGTGCAATGATGGAGTTGGTCAATTCGTTACCTGTTCAAGACCTAACACCTTCTCAATCAGCAGCAGCTATCGTACAGCCAGCTCAAGAGATTAATAGATCAGTAGATGCGTTACTCATAGAGCCGAATCGTAATATATTATTTAGTACAATGACTGAAGCGCAGACACAGACATGGTTACCGCTCATTGAACAGTACTCAAGTCACAATCAGCAGGGCTTCTGGCAAAATGGACAGGAGAAATATATTGTTGAGACCTTAACTTCTAATCCACAGAGTCTTGATCCAGCAAGTGCTGTGGCCCCAGCCACACTTGTCTTGTCTACACCGCTAAGCAAACTTAAATCATATCAATCAGAGCTTTTTACAAGAATGATGTTCATTATGGTGATTGGGGGAACTATTGCCTTTGGCCTAAGTTTATTTATTACCAAACGTCTAGTTACTCCTCTTGAGAAATTAAAGCTTGAGCTCAAAAAAGTTGAAAAACGTCATTTTGATGAGGTGCAGCTTATTCAAACTGGCGGAGAAATTGGTGAGGTAGCCCAAAGTGTCCATCATCTCGCTGGAGAACTTAAGCAATACCATCATGCTCAAAGGCAATTTTTCCAGAATGCTTCTCATGAGCTTAAGACCCCACTAATGACTATTCAAGGTTATGCTGAGGGAATTCGAGATGGTATTTTCACCGGGGATCGTGCTGACAATGGTCTCGATGTAATCTCGAGCGAATGTGAACGGCTTAAGGGCATTGTCACAGAGATGATCTTGTTAGCCAAGCTTGAAAGTGAAGATGGTATTTTTGATCAAGAAGAAGTGTCGGTTAAACAATTAATCGATAAAACCGTCGATCGAATACGTCCATTAGCTATAAATGAGAAAGTTGACATCAAGGTAAGGTACGAAGTGGATAACCCGAGCAAACTTCATATTCATGGAGATTCGGAAAAACTATTACAAGCGGTACTAAATATTATGAGTAATGCGATCAGGCATGCATCACAAGCCGTGGATATAGAAACTTCAGAGCAGGATGGACAAGTGCAAATCGATGTCATTGATGATGGTGAAGGTATTCCTGATCATCTACTGCCTCAGCTATTTCAGCGTTTTATTAAAGGTAAGAATGGAGAAACAGGACTTGGCCTCGCCATTTCACGTGCAATTGTTGAACGGTGTGATGGGGCTATATCCGCTCATAACGGAGAGCATGGTGGGGCTATATTTCGAATGAGTTTTCCTTCAAAATAAATGTCATTCTGATACCTAAAGACTGTCGTCGAATCGAACGAATTGTTTCTATAATGCCGCCACACAGCTCCATACTTTGCATGACTTTTTTGGTAAAGAGCCATACTAACCCTCACAGACTATGACTATCCCGAAGGAGAGTACTGATGAGCGAACAACAATGGCTGATTCCAGCAACCAAGGGATTGGGCTTCAAGTTGGACAAAGGACAGATTGTCCGGGTAACCGATGTAGAGGGAGAGCAGGTAGCCGATTTCGCTGCTTATAACGCCGTTCGCCCTAATGAGCGGATTGACCCCGGTGTAACGATAGATGCTCTAGGCAAGATGAATGTGCTCCCGGGGGACATCCTCTATTCCAACCAATATAGACCACTGCTTACGATTATTAAGGATACTGTGGGGCGCCATGATTTCATTAATTCCGCCTGCCGTCCCGAGATGTATGAGGTGCTGTATAACAAAAAGGATCACGCCAGCTGCTACAATAACCTGAATGAGGCACTGGGAGAGTTTGGACTGCCTGCTCCCGATCAGCATTATCCATTTAACCTCTTCATGAATACTGTCATTGATCCTTCTGGAAAAGTCAGCGTGGAGCGTCCTCTCTCAAAAGCCGGCGATTATATTGAGTTGCGGGCTGAGATGGATCTGATCATTGCCATATCGGCATGTCCATGCTCCGAAAGTGTCTGCAACGGGTACAAGTGTACACCGATTGCCGTGGAGATTGTTTAGAGTATGTCGCAAAGAGAATAGCGCCCGCCAGGCTCGTCTTCTAACTTACCCACTTCTTGAATAGAATGACTTGTACAAGTTAACATCTCATTCAAGGAGCGATGACCATGAATAGCTTTATCACCTATATAGTACTCGGCATTTCATTATCTGCACCTATTGGTCCCATCAATGCAGCCCAGCTTGACCGGGGAGCGCGGATGGGATTTTTCCAATCCTGGATGATTGGACTGGGGGCCATGTGTGCAGATTTAGTGTATATGCTACTCATTTACTTTGGATTAGCTCACTTTCTGAATACCCCGTTTATGAAAACCTTCCTGTGGACATTCGGCAGCTTCGTTCTCCTGTATAGCGGAATTGACACTTTGAAAAATATCAATGCCGTGCCTGGATCCGCCTCGCGTGGTGCACAGACCGGCACTAGCGCCTTCCGTTCTGGATTTCTAATGGCACTGATGAACCCACTCAGCATTCTTTTCTGGTTAGGCATTTACGGCTCCATTCTGGCCAAAAGCATAGAAAATCAACATTTCGATCAGGTACTGTGGAACAGCATGGGTATCTTTGTTGGCATCCTACTCTGGGATGTGGTGATGGCGATGCTGTCTAGCTTCTTTCATCGGTTCACCGGCCCTTCTATGCTCCGGTTCATTTCCCTTGCCGCGGGAATTTGCCTTCTTGGTTTTGGCATCTACTTCGGTTCTCAGGCATTTATACAGTTGTTTGGCTAATAGGTTCAACCAGCAAGAGCCTTCCTGGGCCTTCACCTATCTCCCTCCCTTCGCATAGGATGTTTTGAACTTAACGAGGAGGGTGTTTTTGAATGGCCCATTTGAATACAAAGGTCTGGCTGGATGAGCATCTAGCTGAGCTGCCGTACTGGCAGCAGGATGCTTTTTCCCAATTTACATCTATGATTGCAGATCCCGAAGGCAAATATCCCTGTATCCCGGGACGGCAGGGGTTTCTGTCCAATAATTTACGTTTTGGCTTCGTAGCTGATCCGCGAAACGAAGATTCGACTATGGAAGTCGCTCATTTCCTTCGTCAATATGGCGAATGCTCGCGGGATACCGGTAAATATGCCTCTCTTGTCCTGTTTTTTGAAACACCGGCAGATCTGGCAGAAGGCTACTCCATTGAGGAATATGAGAATTTGTTCTGGTCCATTCTGGGCCGCGTCAGTGCGGTGGACACGGTGCCCTGGCCGGATGAAATTTCTACAGATCCCGCACATCCTTCGTGGGAGTTCTGCTTTGATGGACATCCTTATTTCGCGTTCTGCGCAACCCCGGCACATGAGCTGCGGAGAAGCCGCCATACCCCTTATTTTGTCATTGCTTTTCAGCCGCGTTGGGTGTTCGAGAATATTAATGATTCTACCGCATTTGGCCGCAACATGAAGAAGCAGATCCGCAAGAAGCTCGCTGACTACGACAGTGTTCCCGCACATCCTTCCCTTCAATGGTATGGGCAGGAGAGCAATTTAGAATGGAAGCAATATTTTCTGCGAGATGACGAAAGTGCACCGTCTAAATGTCCATATACTTATATGAAAAACAAGTTCAAAGCAATAGGAACCAAATTCCACTCTTAAGCGCTTATGAGGTTTGTCTGCGTTTTTTCAAGAGGTGCTCCCTAAACCAGGTAATCAACGCAATGACACAGATGATCACAAGGCTGGACCAGAAGCCGGGACGGCCACCTTTTTCAAAAAGTGTACCTGCCACGGCAGCAATGATCAGCACCATAGCGACTATGGATCTAATCCAACCGCCCATCTTTGGTTTCAATAACTTAAGGAATGAGGCAAGGATGAATAGCCATGTGTACAAAATAACTAGACCTGCCGCTGTGGTGATATGCTCAAAAATTTGCTTTGGCAGAAACAAGCTCAGTACAATTGTCACGCACAGGCCCAGCATGTTGATACCAAGTGCGTAGAGCGGCATCTTTCTTTTGCCTTTGGTCACCGCCAGCCAAGAAGGAGCATCTTTATCCTCAGCCAAGGTCACCAGCATAGTCGAAACCGCGTACAATGAAGCCACTAAAATGGAGAACCCGGCCACGATCATTACCCCGTTCAGCACATATACAAGAATAGGTAGTCCCATCGCTTCAAGCGCAGCAATAATTGAGCTTTGGTGAGGCGTAACTTTCTCAGGGCTTACGAATAATAGGGCGAGTCCAATCGACAGTACATACAGCAGGGTCACGCCTAGCAGCATAAACCTGCCTGCTTTTGGAGCTTCTTTCGAGTCCCGGAGATCTGAAGCCATAAAGCCCATGACCTCAATGCCGCCAAAAGCATAGAACGCATAAAGTAATCCTTTCCAGGCACCCATCCATCCTTTATTCAGCCATGCTGCCGAACTGTGAATCGTATCCCAGTTCCCCCTTCCTCTCAAAAGGGCAACTACGGCGACCACGATGAACATCAGCACCGCGGCGATTTTAATCATGGCGAATAGATTTTCCGCTTTGTTAATCCCTTGGCTACCTAGAATAATGACCAGCAGACCCAGCACGGCATAGACGGCAGTAAAAATCCAAAGCGGCCAACTCGGAAACCATACCCGCGAGAACAGGCCTAAGGCAGTCAAGGTGCTGCCAAGTATTAGAATTTCTGAACACCAATACATCCAGCCCATGCCGAACCCGGCCCAGCGGCCAAAAGCCTCTTTGGCATAACTACGAAAAGAGCCCTTTTGAGGATTCTGCATAGTCATTTGGGCCAGCGCCTCATAGACGAACAGAGTTGCCACAGCAGCCACCACAAAAATAACCAGCACCAATAATCCGCTTTTACGGATAGCGATGCTGGAACCAAGAAAAAACCCCGTGCCAATCGTGCAGCCTACACCAAATAAAGTAAGCTGCCACCAGGGTAGCTTGCCAGTTGGAGTACCCATATGTATATCCTCCCATCTGTTCTTACTATGCGTTTTAGGGTGTTATTTTATTCTGGTGTAGGCTTAGGAAGGCAAAAGAAAACCCGACTTCTGTTCAATAACGAACGAAGTCGGGTATTTTACAATTTTGAGATCCGTAGTACCCTAGTTGTTTAGGGGCATCTGTGGAGATCCGGCAGCCGGAACATAAGCATCCAGCATCTGTTGTATTACTGAACCCTGAAGCTGCGGAACCTGATAATAGGCATGTTTGTTCTGATAAAGAAACAACTCATATGCCATTTCAATAAAATGCTGCACCTGTGAAGCCAATACCCGGCGCAGCGCTGGGTTCGTCACTTCAGGTGACGACATGGCCAGCAAAGAGGCATGGGATTTGATTAGACCAAGCATATACCCGCTGACGCCCCCATCTTTCACATCCGCTAATGACGCGTTGGGCTTCTTCGGCTGAGCAGGCTGGAGACCGTAAACCGGCTGTGTCATATTCGGGATAAGATAGGTAGCCGTTTCCTGGCTTGGCTTTTGCCCTGTCTTAAAGCATTGGCAGGTCAAGTTGTATTGTTCCAGCATGAAATTGTACTGTCGATCCAAGATAGACAGTAGCTCTTGATCCTGAACAAAGGTTCTGAATATCATGAACTGATCCAGTAGATTGATCTGGCAGGACAATACCTCGTGCACATCGAACATTTCGTGGGCGCCGTGATCTTGCTGCTGTCCCCCCATCGTTATACTTCCTGATAGTGGTTGCTGCTGCAAATTACATTCTCCTTTGCTCTTAGATGAGTACCCTCTATAATATGAAGGACAAGATAGCCAATTATGCATGCAGTTATATTTACATCCCTCCATATCTAAGTCAAAGTGACTCACTTACTGCAACCTTCTTATTTTGAACCCGAAGATTCCTTCTATGTGTCGTGAATAATCCGAAGTAGCCTAGCGTTACGAGGATACAGATTATAACATCAACAACAATCAAGTTCTGATAATTCCCAAAATAATCGAAGGATAGGCCTCCGATTAATACACCTACTATACCGCCGCCCTGGTGCATGAGAAGTAGAATACCGGTATGTTTTCCTTTACCCTTTGCAAACTCATTAATGACAAGCATTCCACCTGGTAATGCACTTAAGTAGGTAATTCCGAACGCTATAGCAAAAAGAATAGGTGAACTTCCCAAGTGCATAAAGAGGAAAGCAAAACCTATAATACGTATGCCATACAATAGAGACATCATCATTAATTTATTGTATCGGTCCAGAAAATAGCCGCAAATGAGTGCCCCCGTGATTTCCATAATACCAAGGATGCTCATAGATAAGGCGATCATGCTTGGTGATACATCTGCCAACTGATGTATGGCTACCAAATTCATCTCGACGGATCCCATATTGATACCGCAGGTGAACAGCGCAATCGCGACTACGACAAAGATAGGAAGAGAAATAAATTTTTTGGACGGTGGAGTTACTCTAGGTGATGTATCTTGACCTTCGACTTCTATTGAACGATCCGAAGGAGCTCTCTCCGTATTTTTCTGTTGTAAACTCTTAATTCCTAACCAAATTACGGGAAGTGTTACACAAACACCTAGGATAAAAGAAGCCATAAAGGCGTTTTTCCAAGTCAGCCAGTCCATGGATACGAAAATGGGTGTAATAATCGCTAATCCTACAGAAGAGGCACTCGCCAGCAAAGCCATTGCTTTAGCCCGATGATGCCGAAACCATTCAAACATCAATATATAATTCGTCGTCGCCCCAATACCTGCCAAACCAGAGATAACACCGTATCCAATAAAAAAGACAATAGGATGGTGGTCTAACACGACAATACCAGTACCCAAAGTACTCATGATTGCACTTAACATTAGTATCTTCTTTGTGCCATAACGATCCACGAGCCAGCCCCCCAAAGGCGCGCATACGGCTACGATGAATAAATTGGTGGACCATGCCATTGAGATGAATCCCCTGCTAATCTGTAAATCCGTCGATATTTGCACCTGAAAAAAAGACAAGCTGAAGCGAGTCAATGCACCAATAAATCCAATAACCCAGAGAGATCCTAATCCAATCCATGCATACCTGGATTCCTTAAACCATGTCGTTTCCATTATGGTTTCCACCCCTGTCTATTATAAAAGATACCGATCGGTATCTTTTATAATAGCATAGATGCTTTTCTTTGCAACAGAATAATTTCATTTGATATACTACGTGTACATATACAATTAAGGACGGAGGATGACAATGGAAAAGGGTGAGAAGACTCGCAATTACATCATAGCTAAAGCCGCTGAACTGTTTAACCAG contains the following coding sequences:
- a CDS encoding urea carboxylase-associated family protein yields the protein MSEQQWLIPATKGLGFKLDKGQIVRVTDVEGEQVADFAAYNAVRPNERIDPGVTIDALGKMNVLPGDILYSNQYRPLLTIIKDTVGRHDFINSACRPEMYEVLYNKKDHASCYNNLNEALGEFGLPAPDQHYPFNLFMNTVIDPSGKVSVERPLSKAGDYIELRAEMDLIIAISACPCSESVCNGYKCTPIAVEIV
- a CDS encoding LysE family transporter, with the protein product MNSFITYIVLGISLSAPIGPINAAQLDRGARMGFFQSWMIGLGAMCADLVYMLLIYFGLAHFLNTPFMKTFLWTFGSFVLLYSGIDTLKNINAVPGSASRGAQTGTSAFRSGFLMALMNPLSILFWLGIYGSILAKSIENQHFDQVLWNSMGIFVGILLWDVVMAMLSSFFHRFTGPSMLRFISLAAGICLLGFGIYFGSQAFIQLFG
- a CDS encoding HAMP domain-containing sensor histidine kinase, which gives rise to MKLIYKLHLSFGILLVCVLVLTATFVYPLLMDTLINNQREELRSQGSAMMELVNSLPVQDLTPSQSAAAIVQPAQEINRSVDALLIEPNRNILFSTMTEAQTQTWLPLIEQYSSHNQQGFWQNGQEKYIVETLTSNPQSLDPASAVAPATLVLSTPLSKLKSYQSELFTRMMFIMVIGGTIAFGLSLFITKRLVTPLEKLKLELKKVEKRHFDEVQLIQTGGEIGEVAQSVHHLAGELKQYHHAQRQFFQNASHELKTPLMTIQGYAEGIRDGIFTGDRADNGLDVISSECERLKGIVTEMILLAKLESEDGIFDQEEVSVKQLIDKTVDRIRPLAINEKVDIKVRYEVDNPSKLHIHGDSEKLLQAVLNIMSNAIRHASQAVDIETSEQDGQVQIDVIDDGEGIPDHLLPQLFQRFIKGKNGETGLGLAISRAIVERCDGAISAHNGEHGGAIFRMSFPSK
- a CDS encoding YqcI/YcgG family protein translates to MAHLNTKVWLDEHLAELPYWQQDAFSQFTSMIADPEGKYPCIPGRQGFLSNNLRFGFVADPRNEDSTMEVAHFLRQYGECSRDTGKYASLVLFFETPADLAEGYSIEEYENLFWSILGRVSAVDTVPWPDEISTDPAHPSWEFCFDGHPYFAFCATPAHELRRSRHTPYFVIAFQPRWVFENINDSTAFGRNMKKQIRKKLADYDSVPAHPSLQWYGQESNLEWKQYFLRDDESAPSKCPYTYMKNKFKAIGTKFHS
- a CDS encoding MFS transporter, which produces METTWFKESRYAWIGLGSLWVIGFIGALTRFSLSFFQVQISTDLQISRGFISMAWSTNLFIVAVCAPLGGWLVDRYGTKKILMLSAIMSTLGTGIVVLDHHPIVFFIGYGVISGLAGIGATTNYILMFEWFRHHRAKAMALLASASSVGLAIITPIFVSMDWLTWKNAFMASFILGVCVTLPVIWLGIKSLQQKNTERAPSDRSIEVEGQDTSPRVTPPSKKFISLPIFVVVAIALFTCGINMGSVEMNLVAIHQLADVSPSMIALSMSILGIMEITGALICGYFLDRYNKLMMMSLLYGIRIIGFAFLFMHLGSSPILFAIAFGITYLSALPGGMLVINEFAKGKGKHTGILLLMHQGGGIVGVLIGGLSFDYFGNYQNLIVVDVIICILVTLGYFGLFTTHRRNLRVQNKKVAVSESL
- a CDS encoding carbohydrate ABC transporter permease; the protein is MNKKQIRTLLLTIFLTVIALVMLFPVVLTMVSSLMTEKEIILNYGMLGNTQMNDFVNLKLIPDWVSLEQFYKVLISTSQFLRMFWNSVFMVFPIIIGQVVVATLAAFAFAKLRFPGREPLFIVYLITMLMPFQVTLVPNYIMSDRLGLINSPSSIILPGIFAAFGVFLLRQFMLQIPTAYMEAAQMDGAGYFRSFIRIVLPMVKPGMAALIVLLFADYWNMVEQPLIFLQDANLQPLSIFLSRLQEDALGVSFAAAVLYMMPMILLFLLAERYFIEGIELSGIKG
- a CDS encoding response regulator transcription factor, encoding MKSYQIAIVEDDCHIRDIVETYLQKEGYRTISLGSAEEALMLWNIERPDMWILDIMLPGMNGYEFCKQIRKEAEVPIIMISARDEEVDKILGLELGSDDYLTKPFSPRELVARVNRLFHRLNSLTEKSEQSIVFSKSNDLIIDDLRLVLDSRLVYWQSKEIEMTVKEFSLLHTLAAQPNRAFSRNELLTLVWGDDYFGSDRAIDDLVKRLRRKMEDLPLETVWGYGYRMRVDGVKT
- a CDS encoding amino acid permease — its product is MGTPTGKLPWWQLTLFGVGCTIGTGFFLGSSIAIRKSGLLVLVIFVVAAVATLFVYEALAQMTMQNPQKGSFRSYAKEAFGRWAGFGMGWMYWCSEILILGSTLTALGLFSRVWFPSWPLWIFTAVYAVLGLLVIILGSQGINKAENLFAMIKIAAVLMFIVVAVVALLRGRGNWDTIHSSAAWLNKGWMGAWKGLLYAFYAFGGIEVMGFMASDLRDSKEAPKAGRFMLLGVTLLYVLSIGLALLFVSPEKVTPHQSSIIAALEAMGLPILVYVLNGVMIVAGFSILVASLYAVSTMLVTLAEDKDAPSWLAVTKGKRKMPLYALGINMLGLCVTIVLSLFLPKQIFEHITTAAGLVILYTWLFILASFLKLLKPKMGGWIRSIVAMVLIIAAVAGTLFEKGGRPGFWSSLVIICVIALITWFREHLLKKRRQTS
- a CDS encoding spore coat protein, whose product is MGGQQQDHGAHEMFDVHEVLSCQINLLDQFMIFRTFVQDQELLSILDRQYNFMLEQYNLTCQCFKTGQKPSQETATYLIPNMTQPVYGLQPAQPKKPNASLADVKDGGVSGYMLGLIKSHASLLAMSSPEVTNPALRRVLASQVQHFIEMAYELFLYQNKHAYYQVPQLQGSVIQQMLDAYVPAAGSPQMPLNN
- a CDS encoding sugar ABC transporter permease produces the protein MRISYLARKEILVAFCFLAPSLIGFALFYLIPFGQSVVFSFENPSGEAGISLANYQSLLASSSFQKAAGNTFWFTIIGVPILIVLSLTLAMLLNKRVYLRNWLRTSYVLPLVVPVASIVLVWQILFDWNGFFNHALEWMGMERIDWMKSEWAQGVIIFIYVWKNIGYNVVLFLAGLQNIPDQYYEIANLEGASWARKLQITLIYLIPTGFLVMLMSILNSFKVFREIYLVAGDYPHDSIYMLQHYMNNMFLSLDIQKLSSAAFLMVLCILVIVLMLFRIEHKFRSFME